A DNA window from Oleomonas cavernae contains the following coding sequences:
- a CDS encoding porin family protein has product MAVTAAGAARADATEDLLRRLRAKGILTEQEYRELSGSKQAEATAAAAPAPADDSLYVKVKDPSKGIGLTVGPVDITLSGSVNAFFVSSSKDNDNQPVALGAVGGRQDSVAVRNGLLPGFFKIDVTTLQDGIEYGGHFGFYPGINSVSNVGGANSAGNPTALGTSGIDFRQVYMTVASPSFGEFKAGRDIGLFGSEAILNDMLLLGVGAPGGNVGPSNTSLGHIGTGYIYADFMPQLTYTTPDFSGLKATVGLFQPLDTVPVLGTSLTGHETPGAQGKVTYDYKDGDFAARLFAGGVVQELSANIDVPGEPGSADTTAYGIDLGAKLSYGGASVLGYYYTGKGLGTTGLFIGSVAANGEARDSEGFLVQATYSFDKFMIGASYGASYLDLAEGEASSLLVESNESMAVQGRYSLRKWATLVGEYVHTESTAHDGASAEEDAVALGAILFF; this is encoded by the coding sequence TTGGCAGTTACGGCGGCGGGGGCTGCCCGCGCGGATGCGACAGAGGACCTGCTGCGTCGGCTGCGTGCCAAGGGCATTCTGACCGAGCAGGAATATCGTGAACTATCGGGCAGCAAGCAGGCCGAGGCGACCGCGGCGGCGGCACCGGCCCCGGCGGACGACAGCCTCTACGTGAAGGTCAAGGATCCGTCGAAGGGCATCGGCCTGACCGTGGGGCCGGTGGACATCACCCTGTCGGGCTCGGTCAATGCCTTCTTCGTCTCCAGCAGCAAGGACAACGACAACCAGCCGGTGGCGCTGGGCGCCGTCGGCGGCCGGCAGGATTCGGTGGCCGTGCGCAACGGCCTGCTGCCCGGATTCTTCAAGATCGATGTCACCACCTTGCAGGACGGCATCGAATACGGCGGCCACTTCGGCTTCTATCCCGGGATCAACAGCGTCTCCAACGTCGGCGGCGCCAATTCGGCCGGCAATCCCACCGCGCTCGGCACCTCTGGCATCGACTTCCGCCAAGTCTACATGACCGTGGCCTCGCCCTCCTTCGGCGAATTCAAGGCCGGCCGGGATATCGGCCTGTTCGGCTCCGAGGCGATCCTCAACGACATGCTGCTGCTGGGCGTCGGTGCGCCGGGCGGCAACGTGGGGCCGTCGAACACCTCGCTGGGCCACATCGGTACCGGTTACATCTATGCCGACTTCATGCCCCAGTTGACCTATACGACGCCCGATTTCAGCGGCCTCAAGGCCACGGTCGGCCTGTTCCAGCCGCTCGACACGGTCCCTGTCCTGGGCACGTCGCTGACCGGCCACGAAACCCCCGGCGCCCAGGGCAAGGTGACCTACGACTACAAGGACGGCGATTTCGCGGCCCGGCTGTTTGCCGGCGGCGTGGTCCAGGAACTGTCCGCCAACATCGATGTCCCGGGGGAGCCGGGCAGCGCCGACACCACCGCCTATGGCATCGACCTGGGTGCCAAGCTCAGCTACGGCGGGGCCAGCGTGCTCGGCTACTACTACACCGGCAAGGGGCTGGGCACGACGGGCCTGTTCATCGGCTCGGTCGCGGCCAACGGCGAGGCCCGCGATTCCGAGGGTTTCCTGGTCCAGGCGACCTATAGCTTCGACAAGTTCATGATCGGGGCAAGTTACGGCGCCAGCTACCTTGACCTGGCCGAGGGCGAGGCCTCGTCCCTGCTGGTCGAGAGCAACGAGTCGATGGCCGTCCAGGGCCGCTATTCCCTGCGCAAGTGGGCAACCCTGGTGGGCGAGTACGTCCACACGGAATCGACCGCCCATGACGGCGCCAGCGCCGAGGAAGACGCCGTCGCCCTGGGGGCGATCCTGTTCTTCTGA
- a CDS encoding LysR family transcriptional regulator: MSLLNVSLRQLRAFQAVIRTGSVTRAAGELHVTPPAVTMQLQQLQELAGQPLLERHGNETVATDAGREILTAAERIEAAIADCSAMLSSLAGAEKGTVSIGVVSTAKYFAPQALAAFRRLHPGISLRLTVGNRAEILKGLQHFAIDVAIMGRPPLELDVEAEVIGDHPHLIVAPPDHPLAGQRDIPARLLAEETFLVREPGSGTRGLMERFFAKMRIDPPIAMQIDSNETIKQAVIACLGISFISGHTVGAELADGRMVALDVKGLPIVRQWYVVHLAQRRPVPAVRAIIDFLLERGGSFLPSIGQAPHGA, translated from the coding sequence ATGAGCCTGCTCAACGTCAGCCTGCGACAATTACGCGCGTTCCAGGCGGTGATCCGCACCGGGTCGGTCACACGGGCGGCCGGGGAACTGCATGTGACGCCGCCTGCGGTCACCATGCAGTTGCAGCAATTGCAGGAATTGGCCGGCCAGCCGCTGCTGGAGCGTCACGGCAATGAGACTGTCGCCACCGACGCCGGCCGCGAGATCCTGACCGCGGCGGAGCGGATCGAAGCGGCCATCGCCGATTGCTCGGCCATGCTGTCCAGTCTTGCGGGGGCGGAAAAGGGCACGGTCTCGATCGGCGTGGTCTCGACGGCCAAATACTTCGCGCCCCAGGCCCTGGCCGCCTTTCGCCGGCTTCACCCCGGCATCTCGCTGCGCCTCACCGTCGGCAACCGGGCCGAGATCCTGAAGGGCTTGCAGCATTTCGCCATCGATGTGGCGATCATGGGGCGGCCGCCGCTCGAACTCGATGTCGAGGCCGAGGTGATCGGGGATCATCCGCATCTCATCGTCGCCCCGCCCGACCACCCCCTGGCCGGCCAGCGCGACATTCCGGCCAGGCTGCTGGCCGAGGAAACCTTCCTGGTGCGCGAACCGGGCAGCGGCACCCGTGGCCTGATGGAGCGCTTCTTCGCCAAGATGCGCATTGATCCGCCGATCGCGATGCAGATCGACAGCAACGAGACGATCAAGCAGGCGGTCATCGCCTGCCTGGGCATCTCGTTCATTTCAGGTCACACGGTGGGGGCGGAATTGGCCGACGGGCGCATGGTGGCCCTGGATGTCAAGGGCCTGCCGATCGTGCGGCAATGGTATGTCGTCCATCTCGCCCAGCGCCGGCCAGTACCGGCCGTGCGCGCCATCATCGACTTCCTGCTCGAGCGCGGCGGCAGCTTCCTGCCCAGTATCGGCCAGGCGCCGCACGGCGCCTGA